AAAGCACAGATAAATCTGGACAAGGTACAGTTAGTATTAGAGGTATGGGATCTGATTATACATTAGTACTTATTGATGGTAGAAAACAAAACAATAATGGAGATATCTATCCTAATAACTTTGGTGGTTTACAATTTGCAAATATTCCACCTTTATCAATGATTGAAAGAATTGAAGTTATAAGAGGACCTATGAGTACTCTTTATGGTGCTGATGCCATGGGTGGGGTTATTAATATTATCACTAAAAAGATTTCTAATGAATGGACAGGGTCTATTACAAAAGGACAAACTTTTCAATCAAAAAGTTATTGGGGAAATCAAGCTACTACAGATGTAGCTCTTATGGGTCCAATTATTGAGAATAAATTAGGATTAAGCCTAAGAGGAAGTTATTACGATAAAGAGAAATCAAATCCAGAATGGGACAAAGATACATTTAACAATAATGGTGTAATTGAAGACTCTAGTAAATCAAATGATAGTTTTGGTGGAAATGGTAAAACTATGGATAATCAAAACTGGACTCTAGGAGCTGGTTTAACTTTTACTCCAACTGATAACCATACTATTAGAGCTGATTTTGATATTGCAAAACAAAAATATGATAATACAGAAGGTAGTGTTGGAACACTAGATTCTTATGAAACTTTATATAAAAATCAAAGAGTTGGTTATGCAGAATATCAAAGAATGCAAAGGGAACAATACTCTTTATCTTGGGAAGCAGATTGGAACTTAGGTAAAAGTACACTTGGTATTCATCATATAGAAAGTGAAAACTTAGGAAGAAGTTTACCTTTAACAGCTGACCAAAGACAATATATAAAAGATAAGAAAGGTTCTTGGGCAGATTTAGATGCAGCTTTAGCAGACCCTGTTTTTGCAGCTTTAATGCCAAGACCAGATAGAACATTAAAATCAAAAAACACTACTTTTAGTGCAAAATATGAACTTCCTTTAGATAAACACTATCTTGTATTAGGAACAGAATATTTAAAAGCTAAAATGCAAGATGGTGTTTTTGGTATGAATGAAGGAAAAACTAATGGAGAAAAAGAGTATTATCAATACTCATTTTTTGCAGAAGATAGTTGGAATTTAGCTGAGTTATTAACTCTTACAATTGGTGCTAGATATGATAAACATGAAGATTTTGGAAGTCATGTAAGTCCTAGAGCTTATTTAACTTATACACTAAATGATAATTGGACAATTAAAGGTGGAGTTGCAACAGGATATAAAACTCCAAAAACTTCTGACTTACAAGAGGGAGTTACTGGTTTTGGTGGACAAGGTACTTCTCCTTTTATTGGGAATCCTGATTTAAAACCAGAAGAGAGTTTAAGTAAAGAGATTGCAGTTTATTATGAACACCCAGATAGACACAATTTCAATATAACACTATTTCAAAACAACTTTAAAGATAAAATTGAAGATGATGATGCAATTGGTGGAATCTCTCAAGAGTGGATTGATTTAGGTTATGATCCTAAAATGAAACAAAATGTTGGAAAAGCTGAGATTTTAGGTCTTGAACTTTCTGGTAAATATTTTATTTTAGATAATTTATCAATCAAAGCAAACTGGACATATATGGATTCAGAGATTGAATCAAGTGAGGACTCTACAAATGGAAGACCTCTAACAAGTAGTCCAAAACATATGTATAGTGCAACTTTAGATTATCAAGCAACTCCTAAATTTAATACTTATTTACAATATTCAGGAGAAAAAGATAGATTCAATACAAGATATAAATCAGGGGATAAATATAAAGATTTATACTACAAAGACTACTCTATTTGGAACTTAGGTTCTTCATTTAAAGTAAATAAAAACTTAACTTTCAATGCAAAAGTTAATAACTTATTTGATAAAGACTTTATGGAATACAATGCTGTTGCAAAGGGTTCTGGAAGAACACCTTATTACTACAACCAATATAGTAATATCACAGCTGGTAGAAACCTTTGGCTTAGTCTAAATTATACATTCTAAACTCATTAATGTCTAAGCCTTTTGCGAATTTTGGCTTAGACATTAAACTATCATTTTCTAGTCATTATCTATGACTAAAATATCTAAAAAAATTATGGAAGTAAAATGGAAATACTTAGATTAATAATTGCAGGAGCAGGAGGATATTTATTAGCCTCGTTAGTTACAGTCACACTAAGCCTTGCTCTACCTTTTTCAAATAAGATTGAAGCTATCTCTTTTTCAACTATGCTCTCTTTTTTAGTTTGGTTAAGCTTTATTCTTTATTCATACTCTAATATAAAATTAAAATCTCTATTAATACAGTTAAGTCTACTTTGTGCAAATCTTTATTTAATCAATACCTGTTTAATAGCAATAAAGGCTTAAGTATGAGAGAAAACTTTAATGAATCAATGAGATGGCTTCATACTTATAGTGGTCTAATCTTAGGATGGCTTTTATTTGCTATTTTTGTAACAGGAACAAGTGCTTATTATAAAAATGAAATTACTTTATGGATGAAACCAGAGTTTCATAAATCAATAGCAAATGAAAAAACTCTTGATATTGCTATTGATAAAGCAATTAAAAATATAGAAACAAATGATAAAGTAAGTGTTGTTTTACCTAATAATAGAACTAATCTCTTAGCTCTAAGAGTTGAAAATAATTCAAGTAAAAAACAAGATAGAAGAAGAGTGCCAGCTACTTATTATAATGCAAGTAGTGGGGAAAAGATAGAAGATAAAACAAAAACAGCAGGTGGAGAATTTTTATATAGATTTCACTTTGAACTTTATAATATACCTAGAAATATATCTAGATGGATTGTAGGAATTGCTACTATGGCAATGTTTGTAGCTATTATCACTGGAATATTAATTCATAAAAGAATCTTCAAAGATATATTTACATTTAGACCTAAAAACAATACAAGAGGTTGGATGGATGCACATATTCTTCCAGCAGTAGCAGCTTTACCTTTTTTAATAATGATTACTTACTCAGGACTTATACTTTTAGGTGGAACTTTGATGCCTTGGGCAATAAAAACTTTTTATGGAGATGATTTTAGAGCTTACAAACAAGAGTATATAAAACTTCATTCAATAGATACAAAAAAAATAGAACTTCTTAAAGCCTCTATTAGAGAAGAGGAACATGAAAAAGAAGCCTCTATTTATAAAGCAATAAATACAAAAGCACTAAGAGAAAGTCAAAATTCCAATAATGCAAAAAACTATAGTTTTATAAAGGCAAAAAAAGAGCTTTATAAATATGGATATAAAGAAGAAAATATCATAACAAAACAAAGACTTCAAGCCATAATAAAAAAAGCAGATGAAATCTGGCCTAATAATATTGGCTCATTTACACTTATAAAAGAGAAAAACAATAACTTTTCAGTAGAAATTAGTCCTAAAGTTGCCACAACTATATTTAACTACAAGATGCAAAGAGAAGTTGCTATTTATGATGGAAAAACTCTTGAACTTATTAATAAATCAGAACTTCCTATTCTAAGTAGTTCAATTATAAATACAAGTACCTCACTTAGAAGTTTACATGAAGCAAAATTTGCTGACTCAACTCTTAGATTTATCTTTTTTATCTCAGGAATTTTAGGAATTATTCTTGTAGGAACTGGACTTATTTTATGGACACAAAAAAGAAAAAAGAAAAACTTAGTTAAAAAAAGTTTTGGTTTTTGGCTTGTAGAGAAACTAAATTTAGGAACAATTGTTGGGATTATATTAGCTCTTGCTGTTTATTTTATTGCAAATAGAGTTATTCCTTTAGAGGAGATAAATAGAAGAGAATGGGAGATAAATGCCTTTTTTATTGCTTGGTTTTGTTCATATGTTTATGCTTTTTTAAGAGAGACAAACAAAGCTTGGAAGGAACAACTTTTATTAACTGCGATTTTATTTTTA
This sequence is a window from Halarcobacter bivalviorum. Protein-coding genes within it:
- a CDS encoding TonB-dependent receptor domain-containing protein; this encodes MNLKRKSLLSFVAVAALSNLYANESNLGNVTVTSASGFEQKLVTAPASISVISQEDLNKKPYTNLLDAVKDIEGVDIGESTDKSGQGTVSIRGMGSDYTLVLIDGRKQNNNGDIYPNNFGGLQFANIPPLSMIERIEVIRGPMSTLYGADAMGGVINIITKKISNEWTGSITKGQTFQSKSYWGNQATTDVALMGPIIENKLGLSLRGSYYDKEKSNPEWDKDTFNNNGVIEDSSKSNDSFGGNGKTMDNQNWTLGAGLTFTPTDNHTIRADFDIAKQKYDNTEGSVGTLDSYETLYKNQRVGYAEYQRMQREQYSLSWEADWNLGKSTLGIHHIESENLGRSLPLTADQRQYIKDKKGSWADLDAALADPVFAALMPRPDRTLKSKNTTFSAKYELPLDKHYLVLGTEYLKAKMQDGVFGMNEGKTNGEKEYYQYSFFAEDSWNLAELLTLTIGARYDKHEDFGSHVSPRAYLTYTLNDNWTIKGGVATGYKTPKTSDLQEGVTGFGGQGTSPFIGNPDLKPEESLSKEIAVYYEHPDRHNFNITLFQNNFKDKIEDDDAIGGISQEWIDLGYDPKMKQNVGKAEILGLELSGKYFILDNLSIKANWTYMDSEIESSEDSTNGRPLTSSPKHMYSATLDYQATPKFNTYLQYSGEKDRFNTRYKSGDKYKDLYYKDYSIWNLGSSFKVNKNLTFNAKVNNLFDKDFMEYNAVAKGSGRTPYYYNQYSNITAGRNLWLSLNYTF
- a CDS encoding PepSY-associated TM helix domain-containing protein, with product MRENFNESMRWLHTYSGLILGWLLFAIFVTGTSAYYKNEITLWMKPEFHKSIANEKTLDIAIDKAIKNIETNDKVSVVLPNNRTNLLALRVENNSSKKQDRRRVPATYYNASSGEKIEDKTKTAGGEFLYRFHFELYNIPRNISRWIVGIATMAMFVAIITGILIHKRIFKDIFTFRPKNNTRGWMDAHILPAVAALPFLIMITYSGLILLGGTLMPWAIKTFYGDDFRAYKQEYIKLHSIDTKKIELLKASIREEEHEKEASIYKAINTKALRESQNSNNAKNYSFIKAKKELYKYGYKEENIITKQRLQAIIKKADEIWPNNIGSFTLIKEKNNNFSVEISPKVATTIFNYKMQREVAIYDGKTLELINKSELPILSSSIINTSTSLRSLHEAKFADSTLRFIFFISGILGIILVGTGLILWTQKRKKKNLVKKSFGFWLVEKLNLGTIVGIILALAVYFIANRVIPLEEINRREWEINAFFIAWFCSYVYAFLRETNKAWKEQLLLTAILFLALPIINVFTVLDSFSQVFTRDSIFIYFDLFFIFMALVCLLIRFILIKKQRRIK